From Salvelinus fontinalis isolate EN_2023a chromosome 30, ASM2944872v1, whole genome shotgun sequence, one genomic window encodes:
- the LOC129828978 gene encoding aconitate hydratase, mitochondrial-like translates to MAIYCLTVARLQLALGQGVRRMHVSAAFNAKAKVSMSRFEPSNYVNYEKLNENVNIVRKRLNRPLTLSEKIVYGHLDDPVGQDIARGRTYLRLRPDRVAMQDATAQMAMLQFISSGLPQVAVPSTIHCDHLIEAQIGGAKDLARAKDINAEVYNFLASAGAKYGVGFWKPGSGIIHQIILENYAYPGVLLIGTDSHTPNGGGLGSICIGVGGADAVDVMAGIPWELKCPNVIGVKLTGKLSGWTSPKDVILKVAGILTVKGGTGAIVEYHGPGVDSISCTGMATICNMGAEIGATTSVFPYNHRMKTYLEKTGRGDIAALADNYADLLVPDAGCEYDSMVEINLDELKPHINGPFTPDLAHPMADIGATAVKNGWPLQVKVGLIGSCTNSSYEDMGRSASVAKQALDKGLKCKAAFTITPGSEQIRATIERDGYTKILGDVGGMVLANACGPCIGQWDRRDVKKGEKNTIVTSYNRNFTARNDANPATHAFVASPEIVTALAIAGTLDFNPEVDYLTAANGEKFKLKPPSADELPKLDFDPGQDTYQHPPAEGGSKLRVDVSPTSTRLQLLEPFDKWAGGDLEDLQILIKVKGKCTTDHISAAGPWLKFRGHLDNISNNMLIGAVNIENDGVNKIKNQLTGEYGGVPDVARHYKANGLSWVVVGDDNYGEGSSREHAALEPRHLGGRCIIVKSFARIHETNLKKQGMLPLTFQNPADYDKIRPDDKISIKGLATFAPGKPLSTVVKHSDGTKDEFQLNHTFNETQIEWFQAGSALNRMKELQ, encoded by the exons ATGGCGATATACTGTCTTACCGTTGCCCGGCTCCAG CTTGCCCTGGGCCAGGGTGTGCGGCGCATGCACGTGTCTGCAGCCTTCAATGCCAAGGCCAAAGTGTCAATGAGCCGCTTTGAGCCCAGCAACTACGTCAACTATGAGAAGCTCAATGAGAATGTCAACATTGTGCGCAAGAG ACTCAACCGTCCCCTCACCCTCTCAGAAAAGATTGTCTACGGCCATCTGGATGACCCTGTGGGGCAGGACATTGCCAGGGGCCGTACATACCTGCGTCTGCGGCCGGACCGCGTGGCCATGCAGGACGCCACAGCCCAGATGGCCATGCTGCAGTTCATCAGCAGTGGCCTTCCCCAGGTGGCTGTGCCCTCCACCATCCACTGTGATCATCTGATCGAGGCCCAGATTGGAGGAGCCAAGGACCTGGCGAGGGcaaag GATATTAATGCGGAGGTGTATAACTTCCTGGCCAGTGCTGGAGCTAAATATGGAGTGGGCTTCTGGAAACCAGGCTCTGGCATAATCCATCAG ATCATCCTGGAGAACTATGCCTACCCAGGGGTGTTGCTGATTGGCACAGACTCTCACACACCTAATGGTGGTGGACTGGGCTCCATCTGCATTGGAGTGGGAGGGGCTGATGCTGTTGATGTCATGGCTGGCATCCCCTGGGAGCTCAAGTGTCCCAAT GTTATTGGGGTGAAGCTGACAGGCAAGCTGTCAGGATGGACATCCCCCAAGGATGTGATCCTTAAGGTTGCTGGGATTCTGACCGTAAAGGGAGGTACTGGAGCCATTGTGGAGTACCACGGACCTGGGGTGGACTCCATCTCCTGCACAG GAATGGCCACTATCTGCAACATGGGGGCTGAGATTGGAGCCACTACCTCTGTGTTCCCCTACAACCACCGCATGAAGACCTACTTGGAGAAGACTGGCCGTGGAG ACATTGCTGCCCTGGCTGACAATTACGCTGATCTGCTGGTTCCTGACGCGGGCTGTGAGTATGACTCAATGGTCGAGATCAACCTAGATGAG CTGAAGCCCCACATCAATGGGCCCTTCACCCCTGACCTGGCCCACCCCATGGCAGACATTGGGGCCACGGCAGTGAAAAATGGCTGGCCCCTGCAGGTCAAAGTGG GTCTGATTGGCAGCTGCACCAACTCCAGTTATGAGGACATGGGCCGCTCTGCCTCCGTGGCCAAACAGGCCCTGGACAAAGGTCTGAAGTGCAAGGCTGCGTTCACCATCACCCCCGGGTCTGAACAGATCCGCGCCACAATCGAGCGAGATGGATAT ACAAAGATCCTTGGTGATGTTGGTGGAATGGTCCTGGCCAACGCCTGTGGACCCTGCATTGGACAGTGGGACAG GCGTGATGTGAAGAAGGGAGAGAAGAACACCATCGTCACATCTTACAACAGGAACTTCACCGCCAGGAATGACGCCAACCCAGCCACACACGCCTTTGTCGCCTCCCCTGAG ATCGTCACAGCCCTGGCCATCGCAGGAACCCTGGATTTCAACCCCGAGGTTGATTACCTTACGGCCGCCAATGGAGAGAAGTTCAAGCTGAAGCCCCCCAGTGCAGACGAGCTGCCCAAGTTGGACTTTGACCCCGGTCAGGACACCTACCAGCACCCCCCTGCCGAGGGTGGCTCAAAACTGAGGGTGGACGTCAGCCCCACCAGCACCCGGCTGCAGCTGCTGGAGCCCTTTGACAAGTGGGCCGGAGGTGACCTGGAGGACCTGCAAATCCTCATCAAG gtgaaggGGAAATGCACCACAGACCACATCAGCGCCGCTGGTCCATGGCTCAAGTTCCGTGGTCACCTTGACAACATCTCCAACAACATGCTAATTGGAGCAGTCAACATCGAGAACGACGGCGTCAACAAGATCAAGAACCAGCTGACAGGAGAGTACGGCGGTGTGCCTGACGTCGCCCGCCATTACAAG gCCAACGGTCTGTCGTGGGTGGTTGTGGGAGATGACAACTACGGTGAGGGATCCAGCAGAGAGCATGCAGCCCTGGAGCCCAGACACCTGGGAGGAAGATGCATCATCGTCAAGAGCTTTGCCAGGATCCACG AGACGAATCTGAAGAAACAGGGAATGCTGCCCCTGACCTTCCAGAACCCCGCTGACTACGACAAGATCCGCCCAGACGACAAGATCTCCATCAAAGGACTTGCAACCTTCGCCCCAGGAAAG CCCCTGTCTACAGTAGTGAAGCACAGTGACGGCACCAAAGATGAGTTCCAGCTGAACCACACCTTCAACGAGACACAGATCGAATGGTTTCAGGCCGGCTCGGCCCTCAACAGAATGAAGGAGCTCCAGTAA